A genomic stretch from Thermonema lapsum includes:
- a CDS encoding metal ABC transporter solute-binding protein, Zn/Mn family: protein MKTIFNRTFVYITIFISACIVLACSNDRQQSSQRYKARIVVTTNIMADVVRNIVKDSMEVTSIMGPGVDPHLYKATQKDFTLFKEADIIFYNGLHLEGKLSEALNKLSQQKPCYALGDALPKEQLIQVGSSTYDPHIWFDPLLMKIIVAEVASKLSVHYPTMAAYFKQNAASYKEAIDSVHAMIKEKFKEVPTERKILVTAHDAFEYYGRRYEIQVKGLQGISTISEAGLYDVAALVSFIIGNDVKAIFAETTVSPKALQSVVESCQNKGHKVKLVPGLYSDSLGDASSPASTYLKMLVFNTTLIVDNIK, encoded by the coding sequence ATGAAGACAATATTCAATAGAACTTTTGTTTACATAACAATATTTATAAGCGCTTGCATAGTGCTTGCCTGCTCCAATGATAGACAGCAAAGTTCCCAGCGTTACAAAGCGCGCATTGTAGTTACAACCAACATTATGGCGGATGTTGTTCGTAACATCGTGAAGGATTCAATGGAAGTGACGAGTATTATGGGTCCCGGTGTAGACCCCCACCTATATAAAGCTACACAAAAAGATTTTACCTTGTTTAAAGAGGCAGACATCATCTTTTACAATGGTTTACACTTAGAAGGAAAACTAAGTGAAGCCTTGAACAAGCTTTCTCAACAAAAACCCTGTTATGCATTAGGTGATGCTCTACCGAAAGAACAATTGATTCAGGTAGGTAGCTCTACCTATGACCCCCATATTTGGTTCGATCCATTGTTAATGAAAATAATTGTGGCTGAAGTAGCCTCCAAGTTGTCGGTACATTATCCTACAATGGCTGCTTACTTTAAACAAAATGCAGCTTCATATAAAGAAGCGATTGATAGTGTGCACGCTATGATAAAAGAAAAATTTAAAGAAGTGCCTACTGAGCGCAAGATATTGGTTACTGCTCATGATGCATTCGAATACTATGGACGACGTTACGAAATTCAAGTAAAGGGACTGCAGGGAATCTCTACTATATCGGAAGCTGGTTTGTATGATGTGGCAGCGTTGGTCTCTTTCATTATAGGAAATGATGTAAAAGCCATATTTGCAGAAACTACGGTTTCCCCAAAAGCCTTACAGAGTGTGGTAGAAAGCTGTCAAAACAAGGGGCATAAAGTGAAATTGGTTCCCGGTCTATACTCTGACTCTTTGGGAGACGCTTCTTCCCCTGCAAGCACTTATTTAAAAATGCTTGTTTTTAATACAACTTTAATAGTTGATAATATAAAGTAA
- a CDS encoding metal ABC transporter ATP-binding protein, translated as MIQQVEFPILEVHDLSVRYHNKTALWNIDFTLPYGVLAGIIGPNGAGKSTLIKAIMGLVPVHSGYVKLFGEYLKKVKQRVAYIPQKEEVNWDFPITVKEVVEMGRFPYLGPYKKLTTQDYDIVAQAMERVGISTLANRQVSELSGGQQQRVFLARALAQDADIYFMDEPFTGIDIATEHAIISLLKDMKAQGKTIVVVHHDLYSAYDYFDWVVLLNGHLVASAPTEKAFTPELLQKTYGGKLTTLTKIAQIIKQSL; from the coding sequence ATGATACAACAAGTAGAATTCCCCATCTTGGAGGTACACGATTTGAGTGTACGTTATCATAATAAAACAGCACTTTGGAATATTGACTTTACACTTCCTTACGGAGTGTTGGCAGGCATCATAGGTCCTAATGGCGCAGGTAAGTCAACGCTTATCAAAGCCATTATGGGTTTGGTTCCTGTGCATAGCGGATATGTCAAGTTGTTTGGCGAATACTTGAAGAAGGTAAAGCAAAGAGTAGCTTACATACCTCAAAAAGAAGAAGTAAACTGGGACTTTCCTATCACTGTGAAAGAAGTTGTTGAAATGGGACGTTTCCCTTACTTAGGACCATACAAAAAATTAACGACACAAGACTACGACATCGTAGCGCAAGCAATGGAACGTGTAGGTATTTCTACATTAGCCAACCGCCAAGTATCTGAACTTTCAGGAGGTCAGCAACAAAGAGTGTTTTTAGCAAGAGCATTGGCACAAGATGCAGACATTTATTTCATGGATGAACCCTTTACCGGTATCGACATTGCTACTGAGCACGCTATTATTTCTCTTCTAAAAGACATGAAAGCACAAGGCAAGACCATAGTAGTTGTTCATCACGATTTATACTCAGCATATGATTACTTTGATTGGGTGGTATTGCTAAACGGACACTTGGTAGCTTCAGCACCTACTGAAAAAGCTTTTACTCCAGAGTTACTACAAAAGACCTACGGTGGAAAGTTGACTACATTAACCAAAATTGCGCAAATTATAAAGCAAAGTTTATGA
- a CDS encoding metal ABC transporter permease: MMSDWWIIVNSALTAACCGILGCFIILRRMSMLVDAISHAVLPGIVVAYLFTESLQSVWLLIGAGLSGFATVWLIESIAQKFNLSEDASIGSIYTSMFALGVILISSLAYKVDLDQECVLYGEVSHTLFDTLIISGHNLGPKAFYLLLALFVVNASFVIFYYKQLKVMSFDAVFASTIGIATGTLHYLLMGFISLTTVASFEMAGSILVIAYFTALPATAYLLSYSLSAMISYCLLLGGVSAVSGYFIASWWGVSISGATVLSIGLYLLLAIFVSPKKGLLKSWLYAKSK, translated from the coding sequence ATGATGAGTGATTGGTGGATTATTGTTAATTCTGCATTGACTGCTGCTTGTTGTGGCATACTGGGTTGTTTTATCATCCTGCGCAGGATGAGTATGCTCGTAGATGCGATTTCTCATGCCGTATTGCCGGGCATAGTAGTTGCCTATTTATTCACTGAGTCACTTCAGTCTGTATGGTTACTTATTGGTGCCGGCTTGTCTGGTTTTGCTACCGTTTGGTTGATAGAGTCTATTGCTCAAAAATTTAACTTGAGCGAGGATGCTTCCATAGGTAGTATCTATACTTCAATGTTTGCTTTAGGTGTCATACTTATTTCATCGCTTGCTTACAAAGTAGATTTAGACCAGGAGTGCGTGCTCTATGGCGAGGTATCTCACACACTGTTTGATACACTCATTATCAGCGGGCATAATTTAGGTCCTAAAGCTTTTTATTTACTTTTAGCTCTGTTTGTTGTTAATGCCTCTTTTGTTATCTTTTACTATAAGCAGCTTAAGGTAATGAGCTTTGACGCTGTATTTGCGTCTACTATCGGCATTGCTACTGGAACTTTGCATTACCTGCTCATGGGATTCATTTCTTTGACTACCGTTGCTTCCTTTGAAATGGCAGGCTCCATTCTTGTAATCGCCTATTTCACGGCACTACCTGCCACTGCCTACCTACTGAGCTACAGCCTCTCTGCTATGATAAGCTATTGCTTATTGCTTGGAGGAGTTAGTGCAGTATCTGGTTATTTTATTGCTTCTTGGTGGGGAGTATCCATAAGTGGGGCAACCGTTCTTAGTATAGGTTTGTACCTCCTTCTAGCTATTTTTGTGTCTCCTAAAAAAGGACTGCTTAAATCTTGGTTATATGCAAAATCAAAATAA
- the mnmE gene encoding tRNA uridine-5-carboxymethylaminomethyl(34) synthesis GTPase MnmE: MQNQNNWDTIVAPATPHGQSAVAVIRISGKEAFQIVKKIWKGKELDNAKTHTLHFGKIVDSNNEVVDEVLLSIFRAPHSFTMEDSIEISTHGSPYIVQRVLSLLVEAGARIAEPGEFTKRAYLNGRFDLVQAEAVADLIASQSSAAHRVAMQQMRGRFSSKIKQLREQLIHFASLLELELDFSEEDVEFADRTQLLSLLSEIKKVVHHLKESYKYGNVLKRGVPVAIVGKPNAGKSTLLNALLQEERAIVSDIAGTTRDVIEDEITIEGITFRFIDTAGIRETSDTIEAIGVERARQKMKEASIILYLFDVNTANIEEVQDAIQEIENLNVSYILLGNKIDMLSEHSKLTAIQEALKKESQAPFMFISAKNEKDVENLKSELLKRVQQWEASLQTDIIVTNARHYEFLEKAEQALSQAEHGLLSQLPSDLVAMDVRATLHFLGEITGEITTEDLLGNIFSKFCIGK, encoded by the coding sequence ATGCAAAATCAAAATAATTGGGATACAATAGTAGCACCGGCGACACCTCATGGGCAATCGGCAGTGGCTGTGATTAGAATTTCTGGAAAAGAAGCTTTTCAGATTGTAAAAAAAATATGGAAAGGAAAAGAGTTAGATAATGCAAAAACGCACACATTGCACTTTGGTAAAATAGTTGATTCAAACAACGAAGTTGTCGATGAGGTACTTTTGTCGATCTTTAGAGCCCCTCATTCCTTCACAATGGAGGACAGCATAGAGATTTCGACACATGGTTCACCATATATAGTACAGCGCGTGCTGAGCCTATTGGTCGAAGCAGGTGCCCGCATAGCAGAACCGGGCGAGTTCACCAAACGGGCTTATTTGAATGGGCGCTTTGACTTGGTACAAGCCGAGGCGGTTGCTGACTTGATTGCTTCCCAGTCTTCTGCTGCACACAGGGTTGCTATGCAACAAATGCGCGGACGTTTTTCTTCTAAGATAAAGCAATTGAGGGAACAGCTGATTCATTTTGCATCCTTGCTTGAGCTTGAATTGGACTTCTCAGAAGAAGACGTAGAGTTCGCAGACCGCACTCAACTGCTTTCTTTGCTAAGTGAAATAAAAAAAGTGGTTCATCACTTAAAAGAATCTTATAAATACGGAAATGTACTAAAGCGGGGGGTACCGGTTGCGATAGTAGGAAAACCCAATGCCGGCAAATCTACTTTATTGAATGCACTTCTTCAGGAAGAAAGAGCCATTGTATCCGACATAGCCGGCACCACCCGTGATGTAATAGAAGACGAAATAACCATTGAAGGAATCACCTTCCGCTTTATTGACACTGCGGGTATACGCGAAACTTCCGATACCATAGAGGCAATAGGTGTGGAGCGTGCCCGACAGAAGATGAAAGAAGCTTCTATTATTCTTTATCTTTTTGATGTCAATACAGCCAATATTGAAGAGGTGCAAGATGCCATTCAAGAGATAGAAAATCTTAATGTATCTTATATCCTTTTAGGTAATAAAATAGATATGCTTTCCGAACACTCCAAGCTTACTGCAATACAAGAAGCCTTGAAAAAAGAAAGTCAGGCGCCTTTCATGTTTATATCCGCTAAAAATGAAAAAGATGTAGAAAATCTAAAAAGCGAATTGCTGAAAAGAGTACAACAGTGGGAAGCTTCACTTCAAACAGACATTATAGTTACGAATGCACGACACTATGAGTTTTTGGAGAAAGCAGAACAAGCGCTGAGCCAAGCTGAGCATGGTCTTTTGTCGCAGTTGCCCAGCGACTTGGTAGCCATGGATGTAAGGGCTACACTGCACTTTTTGGGTGAAATTACCGGCGAAATAACTACCGAAGACTTGCTTGGTAATATATTCTCGAAGTTTTGTATTGGCAAATAG
- a CDS encoding citrate synthase: MSEYAELHYNGQVYQIPVLTGTEGEKALDINKLRAETGGLITLDLGFKNTASTKSAITFLDGEKGILRYRGYPIEQLAEKSTFLEVAYLLIYGELPSKNEYETFVNKVTRHTLINENIRKIFEGFPANAHPMGVLAALVSSLSAFYPRPEESSMSFEEQTDLNIIRLLAKVPTLAAWSYKNSQGHPLNYPKNNLNYCENFLHMMFALPVEDYEVDPVIARALDVLLILHADHEQNCSTSTVRIVGSSHASLYAAISAGISALWGPLHGGANQKVIEMLEMIKADGGNVKKYVELAKDKNSNFRLMGFGHRVYKNFDPRARIIKQQADNVLNKLGIKDPLLDIAKELEHAALNDDYFKERKLYPNVDFYSGIIYRAMGIPVNMFTVMFTLGRLPGWIAQWKEMRENDEPIGRPRQLYIGATEREYVPMEKR; the protein is encoded by the coding sequence ATGTCTGAATACGCTGAACTTCATTACAACGGTCAAGTGTACCAAATACCGGTTCTTACAGGAACCGAGGGCGAAAAAGCTTTAGATATCAATAAATTACGTGCAGAAACAGGAGGACTGATTACCTTAGATTTAGGCTTCAAGAATACCGCCTCCACCAAAAGTGCTATCACCTTCCTTGATGGAGAAAAAGGAATACTACGCTACAGAGGCTATCCTATCGAGCAGCTGGCAGAAAAATCTACTTTCTTGGAAGTAGCCTATTTGCTTATATATGGGGAGCTACCTTCCAAGAACGAGTATGAAACCTTTGTAAACAAGGTAACTCGTCACACACTCATAAACGAAAACATACGTAAAATTTTTGAAGGGTTTCCTGCCAATGCTCACCCTATGGGAGTGCTCGCGGCTTTAGTTTCTTCTTTGTCGGCTTTCTATCCCCGCCCCGAAGAATCTTCCATGAGCTTCGAAGAGCAAACAGACTTAAATATCATTCGCTTGCTTGCTAAGGTTCCTACTTTGGCTGCTTGGTCTTATAAAAACTCACAAGGGCATCCGTTAAATTATCCGAAAAACAATCTTAACTATTGCGAGAACTTCCTGCACATGATGTTTGCCCTGCCGGTAGAAGACTACGAAGTGGACCCAGTGATAGCTCGCGCTTTAGATGTTCTATTGATTCTGCACGCCGACCACGAGCAAAATTGCTCTACTTCTACCGTGCGCATAGTGGGCTCTTCTCATGCAAGCCTGTATGCTGCTATTTCTGCAGGTATAAGTGCTTTGTGGGGTCCCTTGCACGGTGGTGCCAACCAAAAAGTAATTGAGATGCTGGAGATGATTAAAGCTGACGGCGGCAATGTGAAGAAGTATGTGGAGTTGGCAAAAGACAAAAACTCCAATTTCCGTCTCATGGGCTTTGGGCACCGTGTGTATAAAAACTTCGACCCGCGGGCACGCATCATTAAACAGCAAGCAGACAATGTGCTGAATAAATTAGGTATTAAAGACCCACTTTTGGATATAGCCAAGGAGTTGGAGCATGCTGCACTCAATGACGACTATTTCAAAGAACGCAAGCTATATCCCAACGTTGACTTCTATTCTGGCATTATCTATAGAGCCATGGGCATACCTGTGAACATGTTCACCGTCATGTTCACCCTGGGACGTTTGCCTGGTTGGATTGCTCAATGGAAAGAGATGCGCGAAAATGACGAGCCCATTGGTCGTCCGCGTCAGCTCTACATAGGCGCCACCGAAAGAGAGTACGTACCTATGGAAAAGAGATAG
- a CDS encoding metal ABC transporter permease has product MMEFLPSTWYILISALFLSISSSILGSILFHRRQALVGDVIAHSVLPGICIAFLLFQGKNLFWFLVGGSSTAFLATYFIQYLHRKKVLSEDVLLASTLSVFFGIGVLLLSYIQQLPWGNQSGIDRFIFGQASTLSSLDAQVIAIISIVVLALFISSFRAIKVWVFDTQFASALNFPFKMLEGILVVLLCVLAMAGLQSVGIVLMSAMFVLPPSIAYFWKRSFVGGIVAASFVSFLASAIGIMLSLIIPHIPTGPAIVVSLFFILIISVAFGKHNSLYNKLKDKRKHASKIDEEHVLKSIYKLIEASGENRTDIYALHKQTKMPFYKIEKICNKFQKRKLIKFTKNEIVLTPAGKAASKRIVRLHRLWELYLSEYLQLPEDHLHESAEDIEHYITPEIEAHLLTIMNFPKKDPHQKDIP; this is encoded by the coding sequence ATGATGGAGTTTCTTCCTTCTACTTGGTATATCCTCATTAGTGCCTTGTTCTTAAGTATATCCTCCTCTATATTAGGTAGTATATTGTTTCATCGCCGGCAAGCACTCGTTGGCGATGTGATTGCTCACTCTGTGTTGCCAGGGATTTGTATTGCTTTTCTTCTGTTTCAGGGAAAAAATTTGTTTTGGTTTTTGGTAGGTGGCAGCAGCACAGCCTTTTTAGCTACTTACTTCATACAATACCTGCATAGAAAAAAGGTTTTATCGGAAGACGTATTATTAGCAAGCACCTTATCTGTATTTTTTGGAATAGGCGTTTTGTTACTATCCTATATACAACAACTGCCTTGGGGCAATCAAAGCGGCATTGACCGCTTTATCTTTGGACAAGCTTCTACTCTATCCTCTCTTGATGCACAAGTGATTGCTATCATAAGCATTGTGGTGCTTGCTTTATTTATAAGTAGTTTTCGCGCCATCAAGGTATGGGTGTTTGATACCCAATTTGCCAGTGCCTTAAATTTTCCATTTAAAATGCTTGAAGGTATTTTGGTTGTCCTACTTTGTGTACTGGCAATGGCAGGACTGCAAAGTGTAGGTATCGTACTGATGTCTGCTATGTTTGTACTTCCGCCTTCGATAGCTTATTTCTGGAAACGCTCTTTCGTTGGCGGCATAGTTGCTGCAAGCTTTGTTTCTTTTCTGGCAAGTGCAATCGGCATCATGCTTTCTTTAATTATCCCTCATATACCCACTGGACCGGCAATTGTTGTGAGTCTGTTTTTCATCCTAATAATAAGTGTTGCTTTCGGGAAGCATAATAGTTTATACAATAAACTAAAAGATAAAAGAAAACACGCCAGTAAAATAGATGAAGAACACGTGTTAAAATCCATCTATAAACTTATTGAGGCGAGTGGAGAAAACCGAACAGATATTTACGCATTGCATAAGCAAACGAAAATGCCTTTCTATAAAATAGAAAAGATTTGTAATAAATTTCAAAAAAGAAAGTTGATAAAATTTACCAAAAATGAAATAGTGCTTACTCCTGCTGGGAAAGCTGCATCGAAACGTATCGTTCGTTTGCATCGTTTGTGGGAGTTATACCTTAGCGAATACTTACAACTTCCGGAAGACCACTTGCACGAAAGTGCCGAAGACATAGAACACTATATTACGCCGGAGATAGAAGCACATCTGCTTACTATTATGAATTTTCCTAAGAAGGACCCACACCAAAAAGATATACCATGA